Part of the Parambassis ranga chromosome 16, fParRan2.1, whole genome shotgun sequence genome, ATTCCTTTTTTCTATCTAGAAAACGCACCCAGGTAAAATTTGAAAAGCTTATTTAAAGCTGTCATTTCTAATATCTGCCAGGCTCTTGTTGAAGTTAATGTAAGGGATATTTATTTTGAGGGTTTGTATTGACACAGTGGTGCTCAGTTTATATGTGAAGATCAAGAATGTAAATGGTAGTAGTCCTAAACATGTCTGAACCTCGCTGTCACCAGAATGGAGGTTTCAAGAAGGAGGATCATCCAGAAGCACTTGGAGCCAGCGAGACCTTTGCGTCGCTGCATCCATGTTGACATGGGTAAGTGCTCAGGACTGTGTAAaatattgtgtgtttatattcacTGGACTCTGTGACGATGCTGTTACTTCATTTAGCACCACAGATCCATGCAGCTGCATATGTACAGACCTTTATGCACCAAGAGGTAAGAAATCCAAAAGAGGATAGGACATTTGTGGGAttgactgtctgactgtcaCTGTTGATTATTCTAGCAACCAGGCTGCTTCAACATTTACCCAGAACCCAAGGTGACTTTTATAGATGGCTTGGTTTGTATTCAGCAACAGTACCCATTTTATAATTGACTTTTGAATCAGTAAAATTTAATACTTTAGTTCCACTGAGCATGTTTAATTGTTTAAAAGACATTTTGATGTCTTGACAGACAGATATTGGTGTTGAGCACTTCTACAAGATTGTCAGCCTCCATAAACAAAAGAAAGGTAAGAGAGATTTTTCAACGACCAAGTGTCCAAAAAGCTGGGGCAGCTTTCAC contains:
- the gra gene encoding uncharacterized protein C8orf88 homolog isoform X2, coding for MEVSRRRIIQKHLEPARPLRRCIHVDMAPQIHAAAYVQTFMHQEQPGCFNIYPEPKTDIGVEHFYKIVSLHKQKKGRISYSRDFLIGLASCPEAKKKPAFLPEHPIVLTEARDPGNLWLHEMRWNNDKDEMVEESPHAP
- the gra gene encoding uncharacterized protein C8orf88 homolog isoform X1, yielding MEVSRRRIIQKHLEPARPLRRCIHVDMAPQIHAAAYVQTFMHQEQPGCFNIYPEPKVTFIDGLTDIGVEHFYKIVSLHKQKKGRISYSRDFLIGLASCPEAKKKPAFLPEHPIVLTEARDPGNLWLHEMRWNNDKDEMVEESPHAP